From a single Cotesia glomerata isolate CgM1 linkage group LG6, MPM_Cglom_v2.3, whole genome shotgun sequence genomic region:
- the LOC123267562 gene encoding USP6 N-terminal-like protein isoform X2 produces MNEEELLKRSAAERDRIFSCYDRGRENGAQINSWEDPGYEVYHTTDRYGFIHDKRLPRKLETNEIKMHQVEMERVKKWEKMTKHWESPVTKEKLRRRVYKGIPDRFRGQVWSLLLGIQTLKQEQAGKYEEMLQLARQWSTEIRQIDADVARQYRDHIDYRERYSIKQRSMFYVLAAYSMYNMEVGYCQGMSVLAGLLLLYMNEEDAFWGLSILLADKKYSMHGLYIEGFPKLNRFIEHHDKIMNKFLPKLKRKLDKCECDSMLYAFKWFFVVFQERTPVSLGLRIWDIFLLDGDRILPAMAYTVMKLHKRYLMPLDSLDEFCNYLQVKLEKDFRFDDDTVITSVERNMEELKRSKLDYPGAPMPHELPRFPPGTFKEPTFTSKVGIRAEEFSEAQTVLRDSVAQRREMASLEDPRGSPIPGDPPSSSDLGGSKFSFDPSLDDGGSPSGSRRSLADTSVTSTADLSVFSSATRSQALDNSLDTQSNLSVGSSNSGGLPTPRATPHHPSPDIVRIYVPYSPLSPASYEEDLQRTLPHVLETNKIRIKIDPDETPIVENLKPFSLESPEVELDLK; encoded by the exons ATGAATGAGGAAGAGCTATTAAAACGATCCGCTGCTGAGCGGGACAGAATATTCAGCTGTTACGATCGTGGTAGAGAGAATGGTGCTCAGATTAATTCGTGGGAAGATCCTGGGTATGAAGTTTATCATACAACAGATAGATATGGTTTCATCCA TGATAAAAGATTGCCACGTAAATTGGAGACCAACGAGATTAAAATGCATCAGGTTGAAATGGAGCGAGTAAAAAAGTGGGAGAAAATGACAAAACATTGGGAAAGTCCGGTTACcaaagaaaaattaagaaGAAGGGTTTACAAAGGGATACCGGATCGTTTCAGAGGACAAGTTTGGTCACTATTACTTGGTATTCAGACACTGAAACAGGAACAGGCTGGAAAATATGAGGAGATGCTGCAGCTTGCCAGACAGTGGTCCACTGAAATTCGACAAATTGATGCTGATGTTGCTCGACAATACCGTGATCATATTGACTACAG agAGAGATATAGCATTAAACAAAGATCAATGTTTTACGTACTAGCAGCTTACAGTATGTACAACATGGAAGTAGGATACTGTCAAGGAATGTCAGTTTTAGCtggactattattattatacatgaATGAAGAAGATGCCTTTTGGGGATTGTCTATCCTACTCGCAGATAAGAAGTACAGCATGCATg GACTTTATATTGAGGGGTTTCCAAAATTAAACCGATTTATTGAGCACcatgataaaataatgaataaatttcttcCGAAATTAAAACGCAAATTAGACAAATGCGAATGTGACTCGATGCTTTATGCGTTTAAGTGGTTTTTTGTTGTATTTCAAGAACgc ACACCGGTTAGTCTTGGTCTTCGTATTTGGGATATATTCCTGTTAGACGGGGATCGCATACTACCAGCGATGGCGTACACGGTAATGAAGCTTCACAAACGGTATCTAATGCCGTTAGACAGTCTCGATGAGTTCTGTAACTATTTACAAGTTAAATTGGAAAAAGACTTTCGCTTTGACGATGACACTGTTATCACTTCAGTTGAACGTAATATGGAAGAACTGAAACGTAGTAAATTAGATTATCCTGGAGCGCCAATGCCACATGAATTACCACGATTTCCACCTGGAACTTTTAAAGAACCTACTTTTACTAGTAAA gTTGGAATACGAGCTGAAGAATTCAGTGAAGCCCAAACAGTTTTGCGGGATTCAGTGGCTCAACGTAGAGAGATGGCGAGCCTAGAGGACCCACGAGGCAGCCCAATACCAGGAGACCCACCTAGTAGCAGCGACCTTGGTG GAAGTAAATTCTCGTTCGATCCAAGCCTGGATGACGGTGGATCACCTAGCGGATCGAGACGTTCTCTAGCCGATACATCGGTTACTTCAACGGCAGACCTGTCGGTCTTTAGCTCAGCAACAAGATCTCAAGCCCTGGATAATAGTCTTGATACTCAGAGCAATTTATCCGTCGGCAGTTCTAATAGTGGAGGACTTCCTACGCCTCGTGCGACTCCCCATCATCCCAGTCCGGATATTGTTCGGATTTACGTACCTTATTCACCACTATCACCGGCCTCTTACGAAGAGGATCTACAACGCACTCTTCCTCATGTTCTTGAGACAAATAAAATTCGCATAAAAATAGATCCCGACGAAACGCCAATTGTTGAAAATCTTAAACCTTTTTCTCTCGAGAGTCCTGAAGTTGAATTAgacttgaaataa
- the LOC123267562 gene encoding USP6 N-terminal-like protein isoform X1 gives MNEEELLKRSAAERDRIFSCYDRGRENGAQINSWEDPGYEVYHTTDRYGFIHDKRLPRKLETNEIKMHQVEMERVKKWEKMTKHWESPVTKEKLRRRVYKGIPDRFRGQVWSLLLGIQTLKQEQAGKYEEMLQLARQWSTEIRQIDADVARQYRDHIDYRERYSIKQRSMFYVLAAYSMYNMEVGYCQGMSVLAGLLLLYMNEEDAFWGLSILLADKKYSMHGLYIEGFPKLNRFIEHHDKIMNKFLPKLKRKLDKCECDSMLYAFKWFFVVFQERTPVSLGLRIWDIFLLDGDRILPAMAYTVMKLHKRYLMPLDSLDEFCNYLQVKLEKDFRFDDDTVITSVERNMEELKRSKLDYPGAPMPHELPRFPPGTFKEPTFTSKVGIRAEEFSEAQTVLRDSVAQRREMASLEDPRGSPIPGDPPSSSDLGDDVLAGSKFSFDPSLDDGGSPSGSRRSLADTSVTSTADLSVFSSATRSQALDNSLDTQSNLSVGSSNSGGLPTPRATPHHPSPDIVRIYVPYSPLSPASYEEDLQRTLPHVLETNKIRIKIDPDETPIVENLKPFSLESPEVELDLK, from the exons ATGAATGAGGAAGAGCTATTAAAACGATCCGCTGCTGAGCGGGACAGAATATTCAGCTGTTACGATCGTGGTAGAGAGAATGGTGCTCAGATTAATTCGTGGGAAGATCCTGGGTATGAAGTTTATCATACAACAGATAGATATGGTTTCATCCA TGATAAAAGATTGCCACGTAAATTGGAGACCAACGAGATTAAAATGCATCAGGTTGAAATGGAGCGAGTAAAAAAGTGGGAGAAAATGACAAAACATTGGGAAAGTCCGGTTACcaaagaaaaattaagaaGAAGGGTTTACAAAGGGATACCGGATCGTTTCAGAGGACAAGTTTGGTCACTATTACTTGGTATTCAGACACTGAAACAGGAACAGGCTGGAAAATATGAGGAGATGCTGCAGCTTGCCAGACAGTGGTCCACTGAAATTCGACAAATTGATGCTGATGTTGCTCGACAATACCGTGATCATATTGACTACAG agAGAGATATAGCATTAAACAAAGATCAATGTTTTACGTACTAGCAGCTTACAGTATGTACAACATGGAAGTAGGATACTGTCAAGGAATGTCAGTTTTAGCtggactattattattatacatgaATGAAGAAGATGCCTTTTGGGGATTGTCTATCCTACTCGCAGATAAGAAGTACAGCATGCATg GACTTTATATTGAGGGGTTTCCAAAATTAAACCGATTTATTGAGCACcatgataaaataatgaataaatttcttcCGAAATTAAAACGCAAATTAGACAAATGCGAATGTGACTCGATGCTTTATGCGTTTAAGTGGTTTTTTGTTGTATTTCAAGAACgc ACACCGGTTAGTCTTGGTCTTCGTATTTGGGATATATTCCTGTTAGACGGGGATCGCATACTACCAGCGATGGCGTACACGGTAATGAAGCTTCACAAACGGTATCTAATGCCGTTAGACAGTCTCGATGAGTTCTGTAACTATTTACAAGTTAAATTGGAAAAAGACTTTCGCTTTGACGATGACACTGTTATCACTTCAGTTGAACGTAATATGGAAGAACTGAAACGTAGTAAATTAGATTATCCTGGAGCGCCAATGCCACATGAATTACCACGATTTCCACCTGGAACTTTTAAAGAACCTACTTTTACTAGTAAA gTTGGAATACGAGCTGAAGAATTCAGTGAAGCCCAAACAGTTTTGCGGGATTCAGTGGCTCAACGTAGAGAGATGGCGAGCCTAGAGGACCCACGAGGCAGCCCAATACCAGGAGACCCACCTAGTAGCAGCGACCTTGGTG ACGATGTACTTGCAGGAAGTAAATTCTCGTTCGATCCAAGCCTGGATGACGGTGGATCACCTAGCGGATCGAGACGTTCTCTAGCCGATACATCGGTTACTTCAACGGCAGACCTGTCGGTCTTTAGCTCAGCAACAAGATCTCAAGCCCTGGATAATAGTCTTGATACTCAGAGCAATTTATCCGTCGGCAGTTCTAATAGTGGAGGACTTCCTACGCCTCGTGCGACTCCCCATCATCCCAGTCCGGATATTGTTCGGATTTACGTACCTTATTCACCACTATCACCGGCCTCTTACGAAGAGGATCTACAACGCACTCTTCCTCATGTTCTTGAGACAAATAAAATTCGCATAAAAATAGATCCCGACGAAACGCCAATTGTTGAAAATCTTAAACCTTTTTCTCTCGAGAGTCCTGAAGTTGAATTAgacttgaaataa
- the LOC123267580 gene encoding OCIA domain-containing protein 1 isoform X2 yields MMDPDPYKNNPTQNYPVQTFPRPDSDEVLQRQIGDALNLQLTTEEMAVLKECQHNAVFHRGLPLAAVATGGFHYMMKTGMMKKNVYTLVVSGITGFFIGTASYRSVCMEKLIALPNSTLKERILAAQGVQPVKVDLQSDSQLQPWVDVQPNWETPKAPMGSAQDIEPYQSHNDSYSSTNNTPDPESSYILDPPLRSPLRDNYTSYDEMRRRNREEYERAQAQNTRSGRPQPPPPPPSSTAFDPRFDRPYEPPPFDPPRRDDFL; encoded by the exons atgatggaTCCAGAtccttataaaaataacccGACTCAAAATTATCCAGTTCAAACTTTTCCAAGGCCAGATTCTGATGAAGTGCTTCAAAGGCAAATTGGCGATGCTCTg aatttacAATTGACAACCGAAGAAATGGCTGTCTTAAAAGAATGCCAGCATAACGCTGTTTTTCACCGAGGTCTACCGCTTGCAGCTGTTGCTACTGGTGGATTTCATTATATGATGAAAACCGGGATGATGAAGAAGAATGTTTATACATTGGTAGTTAGTGGTATCACCGGATTCTTCATCGGTACTGCGTCATACAGGTCTGTTTGTATGGAGAAGTTGATTGCCTTGCCAAATAGTACTTTGAAGGAGCGAATTTTGGCTGCTCAAGGAGTCCAGCCAGTTAA GGTAGATTTGCAATCTGATAGTCAGTTACAACCGTGGGTGGACGTCCAGCCTAATTGGGAAACTCCTAAAGCTCCAATGGGTTCTGCGCAAGATATTGAACCTTATCAATCTCATAATGACTCTTATTCCAGCACCAACAACACTCCGGATCCTG AATCATCATACATATTAGATCCACCATTGAGATCACCGCTTAGAGATAATTACACAAGTTACGATGAAATGCGGCGCAGAAATCGTGAGGAGTATGAAAGAGCTCAGGCTCAAAACACCAg GTCAGGTAGGCCTCAACCACCACCACCTCCACCATCTTCAACCGCATTTGACCCAAGATTCGACAGGCCGTATGAACCACCACCATTTGATCCACCAAGGCGTGATGATTTTCTGTGA
- the LOC123267580 gene encoding OCIA domain-containing protein 1 isoform X1, with translation MMDPDPYKNNPTQNYPAQTFPRPDSDEVLQRQIGDALNLQLTTEEMAVLKECQHNAVFHRGLPLAAVATGGFHYMMKTGMMKKNVYTLVVSGITGFFIGTASYRSVCMEKLIALPNSTLKERILAAQGVQPVKVDLQSDSQLQPWVDVQPNWETPKAPMGSALDIEPYQSHNDSYSSTNNTPDPESSYILDPPLRSPLRDNYTSYDEMRRRNREEYERAQAQNTRSGRPQPPPPPPSSTAFDPRFDRPYEPPPFDPPRRDDFL, from the exons atgatggaTCCAGAtccttataaaaataacccGACTCAAAATTATCCAGCTCAAACTTTTCCAAGGCCAGATTCTGATGAAGTGCTTCAAAGGCAAATTGGCGATGCTCTg aatttacAATTGACAACCGAAGAAATGGCTGTCTTAAAAGAATGCCAGCATAACGCTGTTTTTCACCGAGGTCTACCGCTTGCAGCTGTTGCTACTGGTGGATTTCATTATATGATGAAAACCGGGATGATGAAGAAGAATGTTTATACATTGGTAGTTAGTGGTATCACCGGATTCTTCATCGGTACTGCGTCATACAGGTCTGTTTGTATGGAGAAGTTGATTGCCTTGCCAAATAGTACTTTGAAGGAGCGAATTTTGGCTGCTCAAGGAGTCCAGCCGGTTAA GGTAGATTTGCAATCTGATAGTCAGTTACAACCGTGGGTGGACGTCCAGCCTAATTGGGAAACTCCTAAAGCTCCAATGGGTTCTGCGCTAGATATTGAACCTTATCAATCTCATAATGACTCTTATTCCAGCACCAACAATACTCCGGATCCTG AATCATCATACATATTAGATCCACCATTGAGATCACCGCTTAGAGATAATTACACAAGTTACGATGAAATGCGGCGCAGAAATCGTGAGGAGTATGAAAGAGCTCAGGCTCAAAACACCAg GTCAGGTAGGCCTCAACCACCACCACCTCCACCATCTTCAACCGCATTTGACCCAAGATTCGACAGGCCGTATGAACCACCACCATTTGATCCACCAAGGCGTGATGATTTTCTGTGA